The following DNA comes from Oreochromis niloticus isolate F11D_XX linkage group LG23, O_niloticus_UMD_NMBU, whole genome shotgun sequence.
TGTTAAAATTTGTCTTTTCATACTTTATTCACAAATACTCTGTTTAGAAATTAAAATACTTTAGATAAAAGAATAATATTTTGTTTTCGCagtgttcattcattttttgaGAAATTTTTACACCATTTTTCACAGTAAATCTATTTATACATAGACTGTGATTGCCTAAAACACTGCACTACTACAAATCAGCAACACACACAGGCTTATTTGGATTTTTTATTTCCAAATTTAAtagtcactttttaaaaatatctttcCTTCACAGAGCTGCATGAACctgttgttgatgtcagagagtCAAACTCTACTGAAGAGTGGGTTGTTTCCTGTTCAGCCACTGGTCGACCTGCTCCCACTGTAACACTCAGTGTCTCACAACAAGACCTCAGCTTCTCACAGTACAACactgtcagtgtgtccaacacCAACGCTACATTCACTGTCACCACTACAGCTGTGCTCTCAGGTTCACGTAAACACAGCACACAGGTGGGATGTGCAGCACGAGTGCTCTCTGCTCCTCACAGAGAGGTGACTGTGATGACTCCTGTGGTCCAACAGAAACCTGATGCTACTGAGGATGGTGAGAAACGTTCAGATTCACAGATTTATAGATTGATGACTGCACTGCCACTCTAATATTTGGGTTCCTGTTTCTAGGATCATATGAGAAGATTACTTCCCAAAGCAGTGAATCCAGTAAGTTTGTCTTCCAATGTGTGTAATTTGTAACTGCTTTATCAAAGGTGCTCCAAGTCAcagttttcctcttttctcccaGATTTCACCTGGATCATTGTATTAGCTGTGGTGTCGGTGGTTGCAGTGTTACTGGTGATCTTGCTGGTGGTTTTTCGTTATTTCTTTGCTGACTTCGTTGCACATttcaaacaacacaacaagacTGGGTAATTTTCACTTTAATATAATTTCCTCGTAATCTAAGTTTCTCACTGTTAATATATTAATGATTTTCTGACATGAAAAAACTGCACATGCACAGCCCTAAATCTTGtcagaaaaaaacagtaaatacgTTTTATATGTTTGTGcagtatttaatttaaatcattTAAACCCTTTCATCACTCAGGGACCTCGAGAAGATCAAAACACCGCTAAAATCAAAGCAAGACATTCATGAGTAAGGCACTTTcataattattcatattttataagattttctctttctcagttttgcttttcattttcttgtctGTAAACTTCGCTTCATCCTGATGAAACTGAAGTGTTTCAGTGAATTTGCATCCCAGTTCTTAATTTTTCCATGTCGTTCATTTATGCATTATTCATAATAATCTAAGGTTCAATAAATATGTTGGCATAATGTAATAGTGTAAGTGGAAATGAACTCATGTCTTGTTTCTATCTGAAGGAACAAAACACCTCTAATGAACCACGAGAACGAGCAGCTCAGGCAGCGGACGTCTACAAAgaaagtgccaaaaaacatcAGCAGGAAAGCTTCACCTTCAACAGCAAAAAGACTGTTTGAAGAGCATTAATCAATCAAAACTAAAAGTCAGAGATGAACTAAACCGCATCAACTCACTGGCTGACCAAATAAAGAGGACTGTGTCAACAACAAAGATTCATACCTGATATTTCTAGTCAACACTAATAAGAATTCAATGAAGAGAGATCAGTTGGAAGaaatgaacatgatttattgaaataGAGAATTTAATGTACTTGGTGATTAGACTCTGATGACCCGTCAGAACGGAGGCTTGGATGGAGCTCTGACTGAGCTGTCTGTGAGATGGAGACAGGGAAGAGGTGGGCTGAATGAATAACATGTACAACTGATAAATAATAGTTATTCTGCTTTAGAggcattaatttttttttatcatattgttaaaatgtaattggTTATAATGTTTTGATATTTTGTAACATGGAttgtaaaacagtaaaataagctgtgaagtgtgtgatgttctttcctCTTGTCTTAAAGTCAGTGATCTCATCAGTGCAGATTAAATGAGAACTCTGCAGATTTGAGCAGCAGTGAGATTCAGTCAGTCCCTGCTTAGATGAACTTTATTTCCCAATGTAACTCAGTGTGTGCTGCAGATTTGCATCTATTATACACAAAATGAGCGCATTATGGCAGTGTTGATTCAAACTGACTGAGGAAGTTTTCCAACTGTTAAAAGACTCTGTCTCTAAATATTACTCAAAGAGTTTTTATTATCTTATGACAAaactctaaataaataaatacatttttatcccCTACTTTCTCCTTCTTTAAAGTTCATGTTTTCCTTAAAGTTGCATAGACTGCGTCTAAACAGATTAGAAATGTTTCACATCTTAATCTGAGGTGTTTGAAGAGTTTTATCTTACATTTGTCAGTCTGTCTGTGCAAGTTTGAAACGAAAGTGAAAGTAAGTTGTTGGTCTGTTCCACTGCAGACTGAAAAGGGGACAATTAGGAATAAATGTTAAATAGGGGAGAGGGTTTGCAAAATAGTAACATGTTTATCAAATCAGTACCTTATTAGATTTCACAGTCAACACCATGATATGTTATGTAGCTGTAATTAATGAGAGGGATCATGTTTTAGTTTCTTGCTCTCATTACACACCCTGTGACATGGACTGGCCGAGACTGTCTTGTGCGGTttgaagttttgaaatttagCGGTATACAACAGCGTATACAAGCAACATGGCAGGACGCGCAATGACGTTTCTCTTGTCTTTGCTGGCGGTTTTTTCAAACGGTGAGAGCTACTCTGTATGACTTTAATGCGTGTTGATCTGTTGGAGTCAGTTTACTCTAAAGTGATCTGACAGATGGTTCCTGTGTTTCTGGGCGATAGACAGAAGAAATCACTTTAACATGTATAAAACGCGTAAAAAGTTAGAGTTAAGGAAGTGTTACTAAAGAAAGTTATCAGCTTAAATTGAAATGTTGTTGGGATGAAGCAAGATCTTGAttaactttctttttcatcGTTGGAACATAAAAGCTGCATTTACACCAAGtctgacaataaaaacaaacaaacaaaaacgctTAAACCTTTGCACATGTTGTGcgcaaataaatttttaaaagcttttcaaCATCTACACCAGAGGTCACTAACAGGTGGATCACAGTCATTTTAACCCAGAAGCTGTCCTACACGGACCCATACGGACCTACAGCCAAAACACAATGTTACTTAAACATTTAAAGGGTTTATTTTAACGGACACAGCTTTTACAGTTGTGGTTTAGTTGATGAGGAACTGCAGAGACCAATTGGATGTGAGTTAAGCTCTCACGTGGTACCACATGGCCAATCAA
Coding sequences within:
- the LOC100711632 gene encoding OX-2 membrane glycoprotein isoform X3, which codes for MAGRKITLLFSLLAIFSKGRTSGIQTQHTVLAAVGDKARLNCELMLSKEVLQVTWQMISGSSERNVATTNKYFGQRVNPEFTKKVEFKNPALKNCSIVIRNVTAQDEGCYRCLFNTYPDGALTGRTCLQVYELHEPVVDVRESNSTEEWVVSCSATGRPAPTVTLSVSQQDLSFSQYNTVSVSNTNATFTVTTTAVLSGSRKHSTQVGCAARVLSAPHREVTVMTPVVQQKPDATEDGSYEKITSQSSESNFTWIIVLAVVSVVAVLLVILLVVFRYFFADFVAHFKQHNKTGNKTPLMNHENEQLRQRTSTKKVPKNISRKASPSTAKRLFEEH
- the LOC100711632 gene encoding OX-2 membrane glycoprotein isoform X1; the encoded protein is MAGRKITLLFSLLAIFSKGRTSGIQTQHTVLAAVGDKARLNCELMLSKEVLQVTWQMISGSSERNVATTNKYFGQRVNPEFTKKVEFKNPALKNCSIVIRNVTAQDEGCYRCLFNTYPDGALTGRTCLQVYELHEPVVDVRESNSTEEWVVSCSATGRPAPTVTLSVSQQDLSFSQYNTVSVSNTNATFTVTTTAVLSGSRKHSTQVGCAARVLSAPHREVTVMTPVVQQKPDATEDGSYEKITSQSSESNFTWIIVLAVVSVVAVLLVILLVVFRYFFADFVAHFKQHNKTGDLEKIKTPLKSKQDIHENKTPLMNHENEQLRQRTSTKKVPKNISRKASPSTAKRLFEEH
- the LOC100711632 gene encoding OX-2 membrane glycoprotein isoform X2, coding for MAGRKITLLFSLLAIFSKGRTSGIQTQHTVLAAVGDKARLNCELMLSKEVLQVTWQMISGSSERNVATTNKYFGQRVNPEFTKKVEFKNPALKNCSIVIRNVTAQDEGCYRCLFNTYPDGALTGRTCLQVYELHEPVVDVRESNSTEEWVVSCSATGRPAPTVTLSVSQQDLSFSQYNTVSVSNTNATFTVTTTAVLSGSRKHSTQVGCAARVLSAPHREVTVMTPVVQQKPDATEDDFTWIIVLAVVSVVAVLLVILLVVFRYFFADFVAHFKQHNKTGDLEKIKTPLKSKQDIHENKTPLMNHENEQLRQRTSTKKVPKNISRKASPSTAKRLFEEH